The DNA sequence AAAGATGAAAATAGAAGAGAGTCGTCGTGCATCGGAGAAAAACACTGAAAGCTAGCCGGCGCAATGACGTACAAGACCCTGAAAAGCGAAACGGAATCCCTAGGCAGCTATTCTGGAGTTCCAACAACAAGAGGCTGGTGGGTAGCTTACAGGGCCCCCGGTGTGTTTGAGACAGCTGTTGCAGCCTTCTCGCAATCCTCTCCCAGTGGTACAACAGGACTGCCATAACCTACCGTCTGCGCGCAAGCCGACAAGCCGTATACAGATTGATAGAAACCCGATCCATCCGGGCTAGCTTTTTGAAGAACTGCACTGAACACGCTAGCACCCGCTGAAGGCCCAAGTGTCACGTTTCCGGATCGGTATGTCGGTTGTGCGGTGCTGTTGGTGAAGAAGACCGTGTTACGTTGACACTTGGTGCTGAATACGCTGTCAAGGTTCCCAAGAATCAAAGGTTGATTGATAAGACGCTTCCAAATAGAGAGGGAGTACCTGGGTGATGCTTGGTTGGGCTCACTGACGAACTTGAGATCGATAGCTTCAGAATATAGCCCTGGGCCGGTGACCGGATTAGGTGCTTGCGCCCACTTGGAATTTATGCCCAAGGATCCATCGCTGTATGCCTGAAGAGGTGCTTTCATTGGAATGAAGGCTCCAACGCGTGTGAGAAGCCCACCTATAGTTGCTGGATCAAATGTTAGTCAGGCTAGCAGCGAAGACGGAATCGCTGCGTTTACCGACTACGGAGGGAATGAGACCAAACACATAACCCTGAGTTACTTCATCCACGCCTGCTAGATATGAAACGAGAGGCGCATTGAATGGCGTATTGGAACTGCCGATGCCGACATATGGTATCATAGAGGTGGCTACCATCAATCCTGTAGCTAGTTGGAAACCGCCTTGTCGAATATCGCCGTTCATTCCGGCAGATACAAGGACAGGATGCATCCCCACAGGGAAGTCTAGCTCCTCAGGAATGGGTAACAAGTTCAGTCCTTGTAGAGTTACCAGGTTCGGGATAGACTCCCTCAAAGCTTTCATAATATCTTCTTTTGGAACAGGAACAACAAACCAGCCTATATGACGGATCAGTCACATACAACATATCCATGAGATATAATACACACTCAACGTGGCGGTCATTGTTCGATCCTGCTGGTTGTATATGGCGACTTCATTTGGGCATGTTGCAGTTTGTCCAGCAACAAGCGCTGCAGTAGAGAGAATAAGTGTGAAAAAGAATCGTGCCATGGTATTGGCGATAAGATGAAGTCTAGGGAGAGGGTCGAATTGCAAATCGAGACAGCTGCTTATATGGAAAGGTGCGTCCCTCTCGGACAAAAACCATACGCTAAGTTGGCATGTAGATCATAGCGGCTCTGTACCTCACTCAACACACCTTCTGAGCTCTAGACACTACCGAAAAGGACATGTTAGTTTAAGGCATTTGTGACCGGCTGTCAATAGCCCTATACCTCCACGTAGGGAGTACGTCATGATTACTCTTATTTGCGCTAGCAGACACCTAGCCTATGAGTTGTTTTAATTTCTATTTCCAGACCCACTTTGAACCAGGGACTAGCGGAAAGCCGCTGTTGGAGATCAGGAAGATCAGCAAGAGGGTTTGAACGATCCGGGTCGACCTGATGACGATCCGATTTTGGATGAAGGGGCAACTTCAACATGGGGCTAGAAACTCCTGAGATCTGCTAGTTGTGTTCCGTTCACGTACACAGATAAACAGTCGTGGAGTACTTGGAGGTACGATATGTATAATTACTGCACTCGAATCATATGTGGAGCTTGAGACTACCGAATTGACCTGATACAGCGTCAGGGTCTTGCCTTAGCTTTGAGAACTTAGAGCTACCAAACACCGATGCTGAAATTTTAATGATTATATACCAGTGGGGCCTAGTTTCGGCCTGGAGTAGATATCGATGACGAGTCCAAGAGGGAGATAGGTAGCAGTGGGGAGCTAGAGGCGCGAGAACATCACTCTAAAAGCGGCTCGTGCTACATTTGAACTCCTGTTCGCCATACTAAGGTGGGACATACATCACAGGCACTAGGCAATAGGAAATCAACAGCAGTTTGTTACATACCTCTGAACGAGGATCGGGGATATAATTCATTCTTCGCATTCCTTACTCCTAATCTCGCTATTGCAGGTAGCTCAATCGATCGCTACCTGAGTAGCCTCACGCAGCCAGCTACCTCTGAGCAATAACTCCTATGGTGTACCAATCTTCCGATCAACAGATCAGAACGCAATAAATCGACACTTTCGTTCATACGCAATGCCCTCAAAGCTCCATATGGCCATTTTGACTACCGTCGTTACCACCATGTGCCCTGCGTGCATGCTCCACCAAGCCCTCTTTTGTCCAGATTTCACAGACTCTCGTGTCCAAATTAGGGGTGATGCTTGTTTGCAACACTGACAGGTTGGATATTGCCTCTCTATCCTCTTCCATGCAACCTGGGCATTGCATGCCGCACTCAAAGCTCATACTTGTCTTACTCAGCCAAGGTGCAACCACTACGCTGATGGTCTTGTACAGCACGTTCATAACCTGATCCTCGCTATCTATGTACTGGCTGACGAACTTTTTCCCGTTATCGAAAGCATTCATGTCGATGAAAACATTTCCAGGTCGGATTTTCGTGAGCGTGTGTGTCGAGCCGTATTTGCACAAGGGCCGAGATACGAAATATGTGCCTGGTACTGGTGTAAAGCGAGGAACATGCTCAGGTACCCAGTTGTCTGGCGCATTCTCTACCTGCATGTCTGACTGTATGGACCCGTCGTCGTCCTGCACAGGCAAATCCAGCAATATCCGTGGGGCGAGTTTGCCAGGACAACAACCATTTTGGCTGAGACAAAGGCGACTGCAGGTGAAGAGACAAATGTAGTGTGCAAGCGTGCCACAGTCGGCGCATCCGCGTTCGCAAAGCGCATCGAACAACTGAGAAATAGTGTAATTTTCGTGCATACCGATTGCGATGGACATGCGTAAAGCCATCGGTGCGTTCATGACAATCTTTTGGTATTCCAGTAAGGTATTGACGAGGCTGAGAGCTGGCTTGCTGACCCGACGGAATACGAGGAGGGCCTTGATGTCGAGAAAAGAGAGAACCTTTTGTTGTAGTTCGATTGGCAAAGCATCCAGGGCTCCCAGAGAGACATCATATTCAAGCGAGAGTGTGAAGTCCTGGTTTCCGTAATCGAGGGGATATCGGGTTTCCAGAGCGTCTTCATCGACGATGCCCTCCCGGAGGTGCTCGAAAGTTTCCTGTTGTAATCGCACAAAATCCATACCGCCGCAAGGTTGACTGATAGTCGAGATTAAGTCAAGGTCAAAGAGAGCGCCTGGGCAGTATGAATGTGAGGAAGTGGTGTGGCAAACTGATTTCCCAAAACCAGGCTAGTTATTAGGTTGCAGGCTCGCGCACGCTAAACCCCAATAGATTGTAACATGTGTGGGACTTCATTCAAATTCACTGTCAATTATCAATAGACGCTAGT is a window from the Pyrenophora tritici-repentis strain M4 chromosome 7, whole genome shotgun sequence genome containing:
- a CDS encoding F-box domain containing protein, with translation MDFVRLQQETFEHLREGIVDEDALETRYPLDYGNQDFTLSLEYDVSLGALDALPIELQQKVLSFLDIKALLVFRRVSKPALSLVNTLLEYQKIVMNAPMALRMSIAIGMHENYTISQLFDALCERGCADCGTLAHYICLFTCSRLCLSQNGCCPGKLAPRILLDLPVQDDDGSIQSDMQVENAPDNWVPEHVPRFTPVPGTYFVSRPLCKYGSTHTLTKIRPGNVFIDMNAFDNGKKFVSQYIDSEDQVMNVLYKTISVVVAPWLSKTSMSFECGMQCPGCMEEDREAISNLSVLQTSITPNLDTRVCEIWTKEGLVEHARRAHGGNDGSQNGHMEL